In Papaver somniferum cultivar HN1 chromosome 1, ASM357369v1, whole genome shotgun sequence, a genomic segment contains:
- the LOC113293012 gene encoding probable carbohydrate esterase At4g34215, producing the protein MFSLWYSQFLLLLLAYTGSLSSAELLVGADGSRSLQDKNIFILAGQSNMAGRGGVVNDVWDGVIPAECEPNQSIIRFNSHRKWVEAQEPLHVDIDFNKTCGVGPGMAFANTLLQMDSSNIGVIGFVPCAVGGTNISEWSQGAPLYNLFIRRSKKSLLEGGRIRAVLWYQGESDTVHQKDAESYGHNLKKFISNVRQDLHLPMLPFIQVALASGEGPFVGIVRKAQLEIDLPNVWTIDADGLPVGPDGLHLTTEAQVRLGQMLAEAFFTRTVQQRRPISSHASKRNR; encoded by the exons ATGTTTTCTCTTTGGTACTCTCAGTTTCTGCTTCTTCTTTTGGCTTACACTGGATCTCTTTCGTCGGCAGAATTATTAGTTGGCGCCGATGGGTCGAGATCGTTGCAGGACAAGAATATATTCATATTAGCAGGGCAGAGCAATATGGCAGGGAGAGGAGGTGTTGTTAATGATGTTTGGGATGGAGTTATTCCGGCTGAATGCGAACCAAACCAGTCAATTATCAGATTCAATTCACACCGTAAATGGGTCGAAGCGCAAGAACCGTTGCACGTAGATATCGATTTCAATAAGACTTGTGGTGTTGGTCCTGGTATGGCATTTGCAAATACACTTTTACAGATGGATTCCAGTAATATTGGAGTTATTGGTTTCGTTCCTTGTGCTGTTGGTGGAACAAATATTAGTGAGTGGTCTCAGGGAGCTCCGTTGTATAATCTCTTCATAAGGCGCTCTAAGAAATCGTTATTGGAAGGTGGAAGGATAAGGGCTGTTCTTTGGTATCAAGGGGAAAGTGATACAGTTCATCAAAAAGATGCTGAATCTTATGGACATAATTTGAAGAAATTCATATCGAATGTTCGCCAAGATCTTCATCTTCCCATGCTCCCTTTCATTCAG GTTGCTTTGGCGTCAGGGGAAGGGCCGTTCGTAGGAATCGTAAGGAAAGCTCAGCTGGAGATAGATTTACCGAATGTTTGGACCATTGATGCCGATGGACTCCCAGTCGGGCCAGATGGTTTGCATCTCACAACTGAAGCTCAAGTCCGTCTCGGACAGATGTTAGCGGAGGCGTTTTTCACGAGGACTGTTCAACAAAGACGTCCCATCAGCAGCCATGCTTCAAAGAGAAACCGCTAG
- the LOC113293021 gene encoding probable carbohydrate esterase At4g34215, with protein sequence MERVMLLSFSCLLLLSLAGLVKPTEQVVHGFRSLNSVIEKNIFVLAGQSNMSGRGGVVNQTWDRIVPPECQPNPSILRFNSQLKWEKAREPLHFDIDVTQTCGIGPGMSFANTIRDLDPSIGIVGLVPCAVGGYHGTKISEWEQGTSLYNQLIERTKSSVTKGGKIRAILWFQGESDTVTSEDAEMYSKKLKKLILNLRADLQLPQLPFIQVALASGQGHFLGTVRKSQLELNLPNVRCVDAYGVPLSTDYVHLTTPAEVRVGKLLAKAFHSFNSA encoded by the exons ATGGAGAGAGTTATGCTGTTGTCTTTCTCATGTTTACTGCTACTGTCTCTTGCCGGGTTAGTGAAACCAACAGAACAAGTTGTCCATGGATTTAGATCGTTAAATTCGGTCATTGAAAAGAACATATTTGTTCTAGCTGGACAGAGTAACATGTCTGGTAGAGGAGGAGTTGTGAATCAGACATGGGACAGAATCGTTCCTCCAGAGTGTCAACCGAATCCATCCATTCTCAGATTCAATTCACAACTCAAATGGGAAAAAGCTCGAGAACCTCTCCACTTCGACATCGATGTGACTCAAACTTGTGGGATCGGTCCTGGTATGTCATTTGCTAATACCATCAGAGACTTGGATCCCAGCATTGGAATTGTCGGATTGGTTCCATGTGCAGTTGGTGGCTATCATGGAACAAAGATAAGTGAGTGGGAACAAGGAACTTCTCTTTACAATCAGCTAATCGAACGAACTAAATCGTCTGTAACGAAAGGCGGCAAGATTCGGGCAATTCTTTGGTTCCAAGGTGAAAGTGATACGGTTACATCAGAAGATGCTGAGATGTATAGTAAGAAGTTGAAAAAACTCATCTTGAATTTGCGTGCTGATCTTCAATTGCCTCAGCTCCCATTCATTCAG GTAGCACTGGCATCAGGTCAAGGACATTTCCTCGGAACTGTGAGGAAATCTCAGCTGGAACTAAACTTACCGAATGTCCGGTGTGTTGATGCGTATGGAGTTCCACTGTCAACAGACTACGTCCACTTGACAACACCAGCTGAAGTTCGAGTAGGCAAACTCTTAGCAAAGGCATTTCACTCCTTCAACAGCGCTTGA
- the LOC113293000 gene encoding microtubule-associated protein RP/EB family member 1C-like gives MATNIGMMDPAYFVGRNEILAWINSTLHLNISKVEEAASGAIHCQLMDSVHPGIVPMHKVNFDAKNEYDMINNYKVLQDVFNKLKINKNIEVSKLVKKRPLDNLEFMQWMKRYCDSVSGGTMMNSYKPLERREACKGGKEVGKRTAQTHQASTRPSTAPSKSQSSHNTRRNDGSSNNTNPTVKLARPTSSDGPAYDEKITELKLSVDSLEKERDFYFAKLRDIELLCQCPEIEDLPVVGAIQRILYAADESTSVVAEAQAMISQQQKQLKPLSPILEVSDEKPKSDTQKRKNILTIEVDNVANSALSPRQRISDASDVHCSGSPLMSY, from the exons CTCTCCATCTTAATATCTCCAAAGTTGAAGAG GCTGCTTCTGGAGCAATTCACTGTCAATTGATGGATTCAGTACATCCAGGGATTGTGCCTATGCACAAGGTTAATTTTGATGCAAAGAATGAGTATGATATGATCAACAATTATAAAGTTCTTCAAGATGTTTTCAATAAACTCAAGATAAACAAG AACATTGAGGTGAGCAAGCTGGTGAAGAAAAGACCTCTTGATAACTTAGAGTTTATGCAGTGGATGAAAAGATACTGTGATTCTGTTAGTGGTGGAACTATGATGAACAG CTACAAGCCCTTGGAAAGAAGGGAAGCTTGTAAAGGTGGAAAGGAAGTTGGTAAGAGGACTGCACAGACCCACCAAGCATCAACTAGACCCTCTACGGCTCCCTCAAAATCCCAGTCCTCTCACAACACCCGAAGGAATGATGGATCTTCCAACAATACGAATCCAACTGTTAAGCTGGCCAGACCCACCTCCAGTGACGGCCCTGCTTATGATGAAAAG ATTACAGAGCTGAAACTGTCAGTGGATAGTCTTGAGAAAGAGAGGGATTTCTACTTTGCAAAGTTGAGGGACATTGAGCTTCTTTGCCAGTGTCCTGAGATTGAAGACTTACCT GTTGTTGGTGCAATACAGAGAATACTTTatgctgcagatgaaagcaccTCAGTGGTGGCTGAGGCTCAAGCCATGATATCTCAGCAACAGAAGCAACTCAAGCCCTTGAGTCCTATTTTAGAGGTGTCAGACGAAAAACCAAAGTCAGACACTCAGAAGAGAAAGAATATATTGACTATTGAGGTCGACAATGTTGCTAACTCAGCGTTATCACCAAGACAAAGGATATCAGATGCTTCTGATGTTCACTGCAGTGGCTCTCCACTTATGTCATATTGA